CAAGAAATTTTTCCCTATACCTGACTAAATCTTCTAAAGTATGTATACCAGTTTATATACCAGTTTATcacatgaaaaataaaagacgcaatctctcttttctcatttatatattcttttcacATTTATTGATGTGCATATCTTGATATCTGAGAATACCTTTGCAGCTCAAGTGCATGCAATTGCAAAGATGAGACGCAAGTATTTCTGTGGAAAGTTTCTCTTGGCTGCACCGTTTATTAATCTCTTGGTTGGAAAAACAGATTCCTATTGAAGCATTTGATTAGGTTTGAGAGAAATGAAGGGCAACAGATTCTTATCTTaccactctctctctctctctctctctccactTATGATTATAGAAGCAGCGGTATAAACATGCTGTTACTGCATATTTATTATCGTCTTGTGCAGGATAATTAGCATCTGCTCAGTAAAGTATTCTTCATTTAAAGCCACATATACAAGAACAATCATATTTCAAGCGGGTTTATATAATTCTACTCTAACCACAGGTGCCTAATAGAACTCCAAGCTACATGATCTTGTTCGGGCTCACGGTGCATCTGTTGTATGTTGATTGATAGAATGGCTATCCCAAGCATTATGAAGAGATGAACACAAGCATATAGAGATCCTATAACTCTGTGGACCTGCAAgcaatttattatattatattcagCCCGCGTTTTAAGGTTGATGGATAAGCTACATAACCTATCACTCAGTTGCAGAGAAAGATCATCCATCAAACGAGTGAAGCATCATGTCCATACATTTCATATGCAGAATGATAAAGATTCTCTTAATGATACTCCATTGCATTAATGTAATTGAATTAATCTGCAAATGCCACATAAAATCTCATCTTGAGGAGAGCAAAACAATCCTCATCCTCAAAATTGTTTACCCACTTCCAAAAGTGGTTTTATCACTATGAATTCTTTCTACTCCAAGCACCAGACATGATTAAATGCGTCACTGCAGGTTCAAATTAACTAAGAACTTCAGagtatattttaagaaaacagTTAAACAgcataagaataaaaatcagAAGTTCCTACTCTATGGTTCAATCTATGCAGATGCTGTAAATTCTGAAGAAAATAGAAGTGTAGAGGTGCTAAGAAAGAACAAAACCTTTTCTGCTACTGTGTCCTGAGGGAGGTTGTTATCAGCATGCTCAAGGGAATAACGCAGCATGTCAATAATTGTCAACTCAGTCACAGGATCACAACTTTCTACAAGCACTCAGGATTGTAATCAAATCCTCAAatcaattatcaattatatacctagaaagaggaaaatgtaacttaaaaaaatatttaaatagatgGATGGAATCACCTGGAATATCAAAAATTTGTTTTGCAGGTGGGATCCCTAGCAGCTCTCCCAAATGGACGCGTATGCGAGTTCGGTCAGAAAGTGAAAGTAGATCACCATGTGTGACAACAACCACAGGTTTGTCATCTGCAATGCAAGGAAGACGGAAACAGAGACATCAGTATACCTTGAAGGCAGAGTGATGCAATTATTGAAAGCTATAGAAAATATGAAAGCGAAATGCTGACATGTAGATTACAACTCCATTCCAATTAAAGGTCAAAATAAGCAATTAATGATTGTTTACCAGAAGCAATGTGAAAGACAAAAACTGAAGCAAAGAGTACACAACAACTAAACAAAAGATTGCAATCGAATTTAAAGAACTCATCCATGACCTATGTGGCTCTCTCATAGGTTTCTTCCCTTTAATGAGTTAGCACAATTACTTGCAAGTCATTTTACTTGAAATGACTTGGATTATCTCTTGAGCAGGAAAACAATTATCATTAATCAGTTTTCCTAAATGTTGCAAATACCCATAAAAGGAAATATTTTCTGCGGAACAAATACCACCCAAAGAGAAGGATGAAGATAGTCCTTGCACCTTTAAATGATGCGTATGGGCAGTTGAAAGCTGAAGCAATCATGTCTGTATATTGATTTCCTTTTTCAACTTCACTGCCCATAGATTTCAGAACTGCAAGCCCATTAACAACAAAAATTACAAAGTTGACTGTCCtattctttttggattgactACCATTATAACGCACTTTGCACTTCATTCTTGTCCTTAAACTTGAATCATCGCATTTCCTGGTAAGCAAATCATAGCAGTTAAGTTATCAACGTAAAAGAAGGTTTGATGCTCCATATGCAAAGACACTCTGTAGTCAAAAGTTCAAACCTAACAGTGAGTTCCCCATGACAAACACCTCTTGTCATccaatattttaacatttcaATGTTATCATAGGAGTTATCAAAGAAACCACGGGTGTCATAAAGACAGAAAGAAGTTGAGCATCCGGGGATCATATACTCCTGAAGAAAGTAGGTTCCTTCTCCAGCAGAAGGGTTATCTGTACCAAAAGAAAACAGCAATTATGCCAAACTGAAATGAGCTAATAACAGAGCACTGGCCAAAGTAAAAAAGGAGATTGCATTCAGCAAAAATCAAATCTCTTTTCAAgtccaagaaaaaaaaggaacaatTGAAGTAATACATACACGATACTTGTGCTCTTTCAGGCGCGAActtatcatcatcaaacaccTTTGATATTCTATTAACTAGACTGCTTTTCCCAGATCCCCTGGGACCGACCAACAAGAGAGTAGTTGTTTTTGGCACATTATAATCACTCAATTTCATGCCACCAACCTTCTCCTTCCAACCTCCAGGTGTATAACTTCAAACatgaatttagaaaaaaaaaacatataatgCAAAATTCCTAATATAAGCAGCagttcagaaaaaaaaaaaattcctgACAAAAGCAGCAGAACTTATAATGGGTAATAAAGTATATAATGCCGTACCAAAACAGTTTATGATAATGAAAAGACTGTCTATTTGTATACATTCTACAGTCTTGATCACATTAAAGCAAGGTCATGAAATCAAATAATATCTGTAATTTCTGTGCTTTCATGGAAATTGATGCAAGTTCCAGAACTATTACTTATTAGTGCTAAACAATTGAATTCAAAGACTGGAAAGCTAAACAACTAGCCTGATTAAAGGCAGCCTTGTATATAAGATTTCATAATGAGTTAGGCTACAAGCACAACAGATGAAAATGAGTTATACAGAGACTCACAAAAAAAAGATTGAGTCATTTGATTTCTTTAGTATTATTACTTTTGAAAATTGAGCAGCACATAATGAATTCATCAAAAGTTTTCGataattctaaatttacaACTACTAGATGTAGAACAAACTAAAACATACAGATGCTCCACTCTTATTATTTACCATCTTCCAGAATGTTAATGAAGCTATAATACAGTAGTATGTACACTATGGACCTTGCTTTTGAAGAGCAAAGCCTATATTGCAATACCTTAGTTACACTGTTCCTTTTCTGAATTTCTCTTTTATGCTAATTAGTATTGTGTCAAGTAAAATGAAACCTCAGAAGAATATTGGATTAACCTTTGCCtcattagaagaaaaaaaaattcaatatccttttttttttttataataataatgcttgatttctcatactttAGCTGATCCATTTTCAGAATTTTATGCAAGACAAAAATTTGAGATAAAATGCAGAAGATCCAAGACATTCTCTTTTCATTCAAATAGCTAAAATTATTGCATGAATACCTCAAGATCTTGCTTTTAGCCTCATCCAAGCTCTCAGCTCTACTGCGTAACTGATCATAGCTCTGCAACAATTCCTTAAAAGCTTTCCATTTCTTCCTCTGATTAGCTTCAACTTCCAAAGAAGTTGGGGAAAGTACTCTACAGCCCACTTCCTCAAATTCTCCAAAAGCCAAACCATACTCTTCATTCACCCTCTCAACATCATGTTTCCCACTTAAATTCGCACAAAAATCACATTCAACAAAAGTCAATACTACACAATCTCATCAATAAAATTCGGTAGTGAAGCCTTAAACCCACAAGATCAAGCAGATGATAATAATCAAGACTCaaaaatttttcatttttcgaaagtaagaaatgaaagaaaaaccTGGGATGATAAAGTTGCATAACATCTTGGTGGTGCACTGAGGAACCCTCATCTGCattaagaaaggaaaagaaagaaagtgtcTGTAATAATAGCACTGTGCCATTGATAACTTAGAGAATACAAAGCCAAATTAAacttccaaaaaaaaaagaaaaggaaacagcACAGATAgctatagagagagagagagagagagagagagagagataccAGGATTGAAAGTGAGAGGGGTAGTAGGCCCACCTCCTCCACCCATGTTAGATTGCTTGCTGGCTTTTCCGGGAAACTGTGTGTACGCTGTTCAAGAAATGGAGAGAAAAGTGGACCTTTTGAGAAGTTTAAAGGAATTTTCTTGTCAGTTAAGAGTCTTTTAGAAAGAAGTTGAAGTTGGCAGTGGACAGCACCATTTTATCAGAATTCTTTATTCTCTGCCACGTGGCCGTGCGGTTAATTAACTGCGAATACGAACTACAAATACTAAGGGTATTTAGGGGTCGTTATTTGGTGCTATCAGGACAccaattattatatttattttttcaaatttagcaattaaattttattcattatttattattcattcaAACAACATATAATCcgttaaaataatttcaatataCTATTAGaatcttaataaattaatataaagtattaatttttaaatattattatgaataatacttaatatttattttttaaaaatattaattaataaaattaattcaaattaattataaaattaacgaATAACTTTTCATcgatttcatttatttttttcattttgaagatTGACCATCATATTGTTAGCATAgaatctttcttttcatcttaTATTAGCCAAAGTTTACTTCTCACTTTatcaaatacttcaaataaattgtttattatatttattatatatatttaacaaattaatatgatatatatttgatagtaattaatattaaaacatattaattatttattatctcattatcattaaaaatattttttgactataaattatcataattaCTACAGGTATACAAGTTTTTTGCAAAAGATTAAGAATATATTGTccatatataaatacaaatatgaaaaatatattaagtttaaatttgaattacattttaaaatttaatatgctaaaatataataaaaactatatttaaaaaaattatattattcgTTAACTATcaatctttaattataaattattagtaaagactaaattaaataCGGCTCAGACTAATAATATTGAACCAAATTATctaaaaactttaaatttaataaaatagatcatatatTGTCTTATCTTATTCTAATTCATATTTGTGTTGGACTAgtcttataaattaaaattaaatatgaaaataaatttgtctaaaattttgacatttaataaaaagaatgatttgtttaaaattatatatttacaataaataaatgataactaaatttattgaagatattcatatttatatttttttcttgtaagAATCTATGCACATGCTAAATTTTTgaatagtaataaatatatttaaataatcatttatcttgtaaatctaaaaataattaataaaaaattatcaaagtaataataagacatatataaaattaaattattcatatttggtactaaaattatattagataataattttatagaaataattattattcatgtggtattaaattttatgtaaatactTTGATTTGTTTGAAATATTACCCAATATAATATAAGATactatttcataatttttttttaaaaaagatttaagaaattttattagtggtagtaaaattaaaaaaatacattaagaaagaaatttgGTTTGGCAAcaagattttaattatgagctgaaaattaataaaaattgattgaatttttttagataaatttataataaaataaaaagaataaaaattagtaaagattaaacacttatatatattttaataaaattaaataaaaatatttaaatatttgaacttaatttaaattaaatagataagTTCTGTTATATTTAGGActtatctatatttttaattttaattacaagTTAACctgtttcatctattattagaGGTAATATTATTGTGATACCGATATCATAAGACATAGAAtcaattattgatatttaatcGGCTCATTTCTATTTAGGTAAAAATTATGATCCACGAAATCTAAATtgtgaaaattataaattaccgaataattttaattcaatctAATTTTAACATCATAAAACCATTTTAATTTGATACAAATCAatctaattttatagaaaggttctaatttatagttttatctGATCTAGCTCTATCCTTGCCAAAGATATGAATTTAACTGATTTTTATCAAGCTGCAACAGTTCAACTAGTagattaactaaattaataattacttgatattaattaactaatatgtAGTgatctattaaaatatattttgttttcttgtttaatCATGCTAccaatttattatatttatttaaataattaacttttatttactTGCTTAACATAGTATAATCATGAATTTGCAAACTTATTGATATAGATTCAATGGatatacttttaatcttttttcgtaaataaatattttttttaatctacttatgaaaatttaatcaaataaaaccaaaaattctaaaactcCTTATACTCAACAGTCAACATATAATTTGAGGTACCATCATCATCCAtgctataaaattaacattagtttttattaataaacttaatttatCGGCAAAATCTGAGATCAATGATtgataagaatttattttattatgattattaactgttatattatattttatttttttttagaattttctgtatttcaattaaataaagtgGGTTTAAAAATCATACTAAACTCACTTTAGACGAAATTCAactcattaaatttataaggTAGACAAGCCAAACCGGGCTAGATAAAACTCAGCTCTTTTTAGTTAgattacatttattttattttattcatactATAACTTCttatagtttataataatatatctattttCCCTGTTGTTAGTtttaaaatgacaaaaatattttcgaccgagtaattaaatattaaaaataattaccaGATTTCTCATGTAACACTATTTTTAATTGCTCAATTTTCTGTATTATATTTGcactatattatatttgacCTTTTTAACAATTAGATTGTTGTCttagaatattattataatttttcacaTTTGAAATGATGCAAAAATTAACTGGTTATATCAACATGCTTATTTTTAATCTCTAAAAGTAAACATGACTAAAACTTTCAAGTAATTACATAgaagtaaattataaatctcaatacataataaactattttaacatattatatatcaattaatcaataatattttggtaattaacttaaaaattagGACCGGAGCCTGGCTGAACCTGACAAAGCAAATCATATCAGGATTTTACCATAtgtatagaaataataatgtcaaatttgaatttataacatatattgataaattaaatattatataaattaaaattaaaattaaaattaaaattaaaagacagCTAAGattttaagtaattaaggtgtctaaatatacaaattaggaATTGCGAATGCCAAAATCATGTTCCTCCACAAatacatatcaaaatttatgCGTGCAACACGCAGGCCAAAGTAAAACTATAACTCTCTCTTCTCATCTGCCTATACGCTTTAAAAATTGTAAACCTATGAAGAATCACAGCTAACCATATCTCAACATTTTGCAGTTTTGAACATCATATCATCTCCTTTCTCTCGCCATTTCCACCTGAGGACTGTTTCTACCCATGGAAACAAACAACCCCAAAGGTGGTTTTGGCTGTTACTAGCTACATACAAATAAGTTATAACAAAACCCCTCTATTACCCTgaaaaaccaagaaaaaattaataaataaataatgcacaaaaaaattatcagtTTTTGCGACAACCCATTCCAGAAATAAATCACTCCCAGGGCTAAGAAATCAGTCAATACTTACTGCAATTGAGATCAGAACTACTCCTTTCTGTATCTTAACAAACTGATCTGAGCAAACAATGAAAGAACAGGCAGTAACAGACTGATAATCCCAGGACCCAGATGCCAGCATACTTCCCCAGGAGTTCCCCAGAGGCCAATCAGCCATGATAGGGAAGGATATAAAGGGAAAAATCCTATCAATTCATAACTAAATCAGTAAGGAATGACATATGGAAGAGCTGAAATGTCAGCAGATTCTATTCGAAATGCTTCTGCCCACACTTGCCGTATTCCATCAATCCCAGGAGAACCTCTGGTTGGCTTCTTTGACTGCAAATGATTATAGCTAAGTAGCCATTCCTGATCATCCACATCAGGCAATTCCTCCATTTCTGGTATGGAAAGTATCTGACTGAGATATTTGGTGTCAGGATGCGGTGGTTTTGAAAATGTTTCACCGTTCTCATTAGCTTGTACACCAACAGACAAAGACTTTGTTGACGATATATGGGATCGTGCTGGTATCAAGCCATTAATCTTGTGTTCTGCTGTTACAAAGCCATTAACCTTCTGTTCcttaatatacactttatgATTATTAACTAGCTCTTGCTTCTCAGATGCAAACTGAACAGCAGATTTGCATGGTTCTAATTTCTTCCCATTTTCTACGACTGAGTGAGAGGAAGACACAGGTCTTGGAAACTTATTGGGCCGATTCCCATTCTCTGAAAAAAGTTGAGAAGAATGAGGTACAAAATACAGTGAACAGATCTGTATAACTCATCTAACCTTCCCCAGCCCCCTGGCACAGCCACCACACACTTATATACAagcattttcttaaaaaaataaaatttgaaagatCACATCAAGAGCCTGAAAAGCAGTAACAGCAAATTTAGATCTACCTAACCTCCCCTTGTACAGCCACCATACTCATACACAAGcaaagatttaaataaaataattttttaaagaaaaagaaaaaaagaaaaaagaggggATCACTTCAAGAGCCTGAAAAGCAATGCAGCAGCTTGAGATGGATTTAGTCAAGTTCTTTGAGAGTGGAATAACATACCATTAGTTAAGCACCAGAGAGCAAGTAATTAGATATTGGACCATCTAATTACAGTGATGCAATACTACCATACTAGGTTCCAATCAACACACAGAAATAGAGATACTGCAGTGTGATAATTGTACAATACAGGAAAGGACTCACCAAGCAAAAATCCATTTCTCTCAAGCTCCTTACGTTTGCCCAGATTTCCCTCAGCAGCAAGACTCACATTGCTTAACTTCAGCCTTTCTGGTGATTTGATATTTCGAAAATCTAGTGAGTCCTTGCTcccttcttttaattttgagacATTGTCTTTCAATTTGGGTTGCTCTTTACTTGGTTTGGTTATCTCCTTCTCCTTCGAattctcctttttctcttctttttctcgaTTTTTATCCTTTGATTTTCTGATCTTCTCTCGGTCTTTAACTTTGTGTTTATCACCCTTACCatcattttccttttgtttatTCTTCTCTTTGCCCTCCATCTGCTTTTCCGTATATTTCTTCTCCACCAATCTGACAATTCCTTCAACTCTTTCCTGATCCATTCCAAAAGAAGTTTGACCAAATGCTTTCTCCAAAACTCTCGTGTCAAAATGGTTTTTTTGCCCATTGATTTTCCTCTGATCCTCAttcttattcttaattttctctttttcctgaGATTGAATACTAATGCTTCCCCGTACTTCACTTCTTTTTTGGTCTGTAGCAACAACCTTCTGAACCATTTGGCTCCCGGATGCTCTATCTTCATCCTTGATTCTTCTGGCCAATTCCTCCACACATGCGGAATCTCTGACCACACTATTCTGCTGGCTATTTGATCCAAACTTTTCTCCATTGTGGTACCCTGATTGTCCTTCAACTTTCTTCTCATCTGATGTCCCATTTTTCTCTCTATCCCTGTCCTTGTCTTTGTGCTTCTCTTTTCGGTCTTTCTTTTCCCtatgtttttctttacttCTATCTTTATCCCTTTTCTCTTTaccctctctcttttctttatccttCTTATCTTTTTTGTGCTTTTTCTCC
The sequence above is drawn from the Ricinus communis isolate WT05 ecotype wild-type chromosome 7, ASM1957865v1, whole genome shotgun sequence genome and encodes:
- the LOC8286081 gene encoding uncharacterized protein LOC8286081 isoform X1: MGGGGGPTTPLTFNPDEGSSVHHQDVMQLYHPSGKHDVERVNEEYGLAFGEFEEVGCRVLSPTSLEVEANQRKKWKAFKELLQSYDQLRSRAESLDEAKSKILSYTPGGWKEKVGGMKLSDYNVPKTTTLLLVGPRGSGKSSLVNRISKVFDDDKFAPERAQVSYNPSAGEGTYFLQEYMIPGCSTSFCLYDTRGFFDNSYDNIEMLKYWMTRGVCHGELTVRKCDDSSLRTRMKCKVRYNGSQSKKNRTVNFVIFVVNGLAVLKSMGSEVEKGNQYTDMIASAFNCPYASFKDDKPVVVVTHGDLLSLSDRTRIRVHLGELLGIPPAKQIFDIPESCDPVTELTIIDMLRYSLEHADNNLPQDTVAEKVHRVIGSLYACVHLFIMLGIAILSINIQQMHREPEQDHVAWSSIRHLWLE
- the LOC8286081 gene encoding uncharacterized protein LOC8286081 isoform X3; this translates as MGGGGGPTTPLTFNPDEGSSVHHQDVMQLYHPSGKHDVERVNEEYGLAFGEFEEVGCRVLSPTSLEVEANQRKKWKAFKELLQSYDQLRSRAESLDEAKSKILSYTPGGWKEKVGGMKLSDYNVPKTTTLLLVGPRGSGKSSLVNRISKVFDDDKFAPERAQVSYNPSAGEGTYFLQEYMIPGCSTSFCLYDTRGFFDNSYDNIEMLKYWMTRGVCHGELTVRKCDDSSLRTRMKCKVRYNGSQSKKNRTVNFVIFVVNGLAVLKSMGSEVEKGNQYTDMIASAFNCPYASFKDDKPVVVVTHGDLLSLSDRTRIRVHLGELLGIPPAKQIFDIPGPQSYRISICLCSSLHNAWDSHSINQHTTDAP
- the LOC8286081 gene encoding uncharacterized protein LOC8286081 isoform X2 codes for the protein MGGGGGPTTPLTFNPDEGSSVHHQDVMQLYHPSGKHDVERVNEEYGLAFGEFEEVGCRVLSPTSLEVEANQRKKWKAFKELLQSYDQLRSRAESLDEAKSKILSYTPGGWKEKVGGMKLSDYNVPKTTTLLLVGPRGSGKSSLVNRISKVFDDDKFAPERAQVSYNPSAGEGTYFLQEYMIPGCSTSFCLYDTRGFFDNSYDNIEMLKYWMTRGVCHGELTVRKCDDSSLRTRMKCKVRYNGSQSKKNRTVNFVIFVVNGLAVLKSMGSEVEKGNQYTDMIASAFNCPYASFKDDKPVVVVTHGDLLSLSDRTRIRVHLGELLGIPPAKQIFDIPESCDPVTELTIIDMLRYSLEHADNNLPQDTVAEK
- the LOC8286079 gene encoding glutamic acid-rich protein, translated to MSRCFPFPPPGYEKKARVDDTDLLKKEKHKEKKHKKDKKDKEKREGKEKRDKDRSKEKHREKKDRKEKHKDKDRDREKNGTSDEKKVEGQSGYHNGEKFGSNSQQNSVVRDSACVEELARRIKDEDRASGSQMVQKVVATDQKRSEVRGSISIQSQEKEKIKNKNEDQRKINGQKNHFDTRVLEKAFGQTSFGMDQERVEGIVRLVEKKYTEKQMEGKEKNKQKENDGKGDKHKVKDREKIRKSKDKNREKEEKKENSKEKEITKPSKEQPKLKDNVSKLKEGSKDSLDFRNIKSPERLKLSNVSLAAEGNLGKRKELERNGFLLENGNRPNKFPRPVSSSHSVVENGKKLEPCKSAVQFASEKQELVNNHKVYIKEQKVNGFVTAEHKINGLIPARSHISSTKSLSVGVQANENGETFSKPPHPDTKYLSQILSIPEMEELPDVDDQEWLLSYNHLQSKKPTRGSPGIDGIRQVWAEAFRIESADISALPYVIPY
- the LOC8286081 gene encoding uncharacterized protein LOC8286081 isoform X4, which encodes MGGGGGPTTPLTFNPDEGSSVHHQDVMQLYHPSGKHDVERVNEEYGLAFGEFEEVGCRVLSPTSLEVEANQRKKWKAFKELLQSYDQLRSRAESLDEAKSKILSYTPGGWKEKVGGMKLSDYNVPKTTTLLLVGPRGSGKSSLVNRISKVFDDDKFAPERAQVSYNPSAGEGTYFLQEYMIPGCSTSFCLYDTRGFFDNSYDNIEMLKYWMTRGVCHGELTVRKCDDSSLRTRMKCKVRYNGSQSKKNRTVNFVIFVVNGLAVLKSMGSEVEKGNQYTDMIASAFNCPYASFKDDKPVVVVTHGDLLSLSDRTRIRVHLGELLGIPPAKQIFDIPVTHLIMSGAWSRKNS